ATGAGACTGATAATCGTTCTGGCTCTCGTGATAGTGGGCCTCTACATCGTTTTTGAACTGCGATGATTCGATACATTGTTGATGGTCATAACCTGATGAACGGCGTGCCGCAGTACGAGGAGCTCCTCCAGAGGGACTACGCCGTCGCCCTCAAAACGTTGTATCACGATCTGAAAACCTATGCCGAGTCCAAGTCGGTACAGATCATACTCGCCTTCGACGGAAATCCGCCTTGGGAGCCCCCGGAAGATTCTGAAAGAATTTCCCTGAAATTCAGCGGTGAGGCCCGATCTGCCGACACTGTGATCATCGGGGATGCTGAAAAACACAAGGGCCGACAGTCCATCGTAGTCACGGGAGACCGAAGGATCCTCCGAGCGGTGGCGGCCTCAGGGTGCCGCACCCTGACACCTGTGAAGTTCACCCGCCTCTTTTCCCGGAAGAGAAAAGGAGAAAGAGAAAGGCCCGGCTCAGGCGATGAAAAACCGGGATATTTGACTCCCCCTCAGGTCAGATGGTGGAAGACCGAGATGAAAAAGGCGCTGGCGGAGAAACGAAGGCAGAAAGATTGACTCTATCCAGATTCCCGGAAAAGGTGTTAGAAGGATTTTTTTCTTGACAACGGACACGCGATCTCCAGATTAGACCATTATGATTGAACAATACACCAGGTACGACCACCT
This Candidatus Neomarinimicrobiota bacterium DNA region includes the following protein-coding sequences:
- a CDS encoding NYN domain-containing protein is translated as MIRYIVDGHNLMNGVPQYEELLQRDYAVALKTLYHDLKTYAESKSVQIILAFDGNPPWEPPEDSERISLKFSGEARSADTVIIGDAEKHKGRQSIVVTGDRRILRAVAASGCRTLTPVKFTRLFSRKRKGERERPGSGDEKPGYLTPPQVRWWKTEMKKALAEKRRQKD